The Xenopus tropicalis strain Nigerian chromosome 7, UCB_Xtro_10.0, whole genome shotgun sequence genome includes a region encoding these proteins:
- the LOC101734301 gene encoding flap endonuclease 1 gives MGIQKLASLIKKEAPESISAVPPRDYRDRVLAIDASVAIYQFNAAIPTIINRDGEDLSALQGMFYRTVYMLENGIKPVFVLEGPPPALKHRKGNSDGKSTPGHGRRDDLEKMLRYLGVPYIQATGEAEATCAALVKHCLAWGTVTEDMDALPFGSTRLIRNLKANNLGNVEEYNLPKLLKLLKLSPEQFVELCILLGCDYSGKIKGLGIKKALELMQKHGSIERILKTIKKDRIPADFRYQEAKQLFLQPSVVDVSRVQLNWRAPDEENLVQFLSHEKHLNETKIRTKLAKLRAIQQPKEKKTPKKRSAQSSLSDPNNQKQPKMTDFFMAKKKSQKQPQGNIQNTDPSGNIPSTSMGTGCGQSTR, from the exons ACCGAGTTCTCGCTATTGATGCCTCTGTGGCCATTTACCAGTTTAATGCCGCAATCCCTACTATAATAAACCGGGACGGGGAAGACCTGAG TGCCTTGCAGGGAATGTTCTATCGCACAGTGTACATGCTGGAGAATGGGATCAAACCCGTGTTTGTATTGGAAGGGCCGCCTCCTGCTCTGAAACACAGAAAG GGAAACAGTGATGGTAAATCCACTCCAG GGCACGGGAGGAGAGATGATTTAGAGAAAATGCTGAGATACCTCGGAGTCCCTTATATACAG GCCACGGGTGAAGCAGAAGCCACCTGCGCGGCGCTAGTCAAACACTGCTTGGCATGGGGCACGGTGACAGAGGACATGGACGCCCTTCCGTTTGGAAGCACCCGCCTAATACGCAACCTGAAGGCCAATAACCTGGG GAATGTGGAAGAATACAATCTGCCGAAATTATTGAAACTGCTGAAACTGAGCCCGGAGCAG TTTGTGGAGCTCTGCATATTGCTGGGGTGCGACTACTCTGGGAAGATTAAAGGACTGGGCATAAAGAAAGCTCTAGAGCTGATGCAGAAACACGGGAGCATTGAGAGGATTCTAAAGACCATTAAAAAG GATCGCATCCCTGCAGATTTCCGTTACCAGGAAGCAAAGCAGCTCTTCCTCCAGCCGTCTGTAGTGGATGTGAGCCGGGTTCAGCTGAACTGGAGGGCCCCAGATGAAGAGAATCTGGTTCAGTTCTTGTCGCATGAAAAGCACCTAAA TGAGACAAAGATTCGTACCAAGCTGGCGAAGCTCCGCGCGATACAGCAGCCAAAGGAGAAGAAAACACCAAAGAAAAGGAGCGCTCAGTCCAGTCTTTCTGATCCCAATAACCAGAAGCAGCCAAAGATGACGGATTTCTTCATGGCCAAGAAAAAAAGCCAGAAGCAGCCCCAG GGCAATATCCAGAACACAGACCCATCTGGGAATATCCCATCAACCTCCATGGGCACTGGATGCGGCCAAAGCACTCGCTGA
- the LOC116412190 gene encoding serine protease inhibitor swm-1-like produces the protein MLRPLPIPLVLALALTATLVISQNLTVNGPRCPVNQQWYPCKPCPKLCGGKHNNCPKILEAGCSCIPGFVKQTRESTECIPEDKCINCKDPQTYSQCYGHCPPTCEPSICTQDCRPGCICKEGFVWLNERCVPRSECPAIQ, from the exons ATGTTGCGCCCCCTTCCAATCCCACTGGTTTTGGCACTGG CCCTTACAGCCACACTGGTGATATCCCAGAACCTTACAGTTAATG GACCAAGATGCCCAGTGAACCAGCAGTGGTACCCATGCAAGCCCTGCCCAAAGCTATGTGGGGGCAAACACAATAATTGCCCCAAGATCTTGGAAGCCGGCTGTTCCTGCATTCCTGGATTTGTGAAGCAGACTCGCGAATCCACTGAGTGTATCCCAGAAGATAAATGTATCAACTGCAAAGATCCGCAAACCTATTCCCAGTGCTATGGGCACTGCCCGCCTACCTGTGAGCCCTCGATATGCACTCAAGACTGCAGGCCGGGGTGTATCTGCAAAGAAGGATTTGTTTGGCTGAATGAAAGATGTGTCCCTCGCTCAGAGTGCCCTGCTATACAGTGA
- the LOC108648061 gene encoding SCO-spondin, with the protein MLLNSPIRLLVALALTATLVVSQDPIVPKPRCPENQQWYREKPCSQICGIKAYCSGIHEAGCACKPGYLRQTPDSPCIPKDKCIICEGLKVYDRCRGHCPPTCQPKMCSYMCVEGCICREGYAWHNERCIPRWRCPIVQQQDK; encoded by the exons ATGCTGCTCAACTCTCCAATCAGGCTGCTCGTGGCACTCG CGCTCACAGCGACACTGGTGGTATCACAGGATCCTATAGTTCCAA AACCAAGGTGCCCAGAGAACCAGCAGTGGTACCGAGAGAAGCCCTGTTCTCAGATATGTGGGATCAAAGCCTATTGCTCGGGTATCCATGAAGCCGGCTGTGCGTGCAAACCTGGATATTTGAGGCAGACTCCCGACTCGCCGTGTATCCCAAAAGATAAATGTATCATCTGTGAAGGGCTGAAAGTCTATGACCGCTGCCGAGGTCACTGCCCACCTACCTGTCAGCCCAAAATGTGCAGTTATATGTGTGTGGAGGGGTGCATATGCCGAGAGGGATACGCCTGGCACAATGAAAGATGCATCCCTCGCTGGCGGTGCCCTATTGTGCAACAGCaagacaagtaa